The Anas acuta chromosome 14, bAnaAcu1.1, whole genome shotgun sequence DNA window CCCTCCGTGCGCAGGCGCGGCGGAGGGCTCGGCCGGGCGGCGCGGTCAGCTGAGCGGGGTGTCACGTGACCGCGCGGCCCAGGGAGCGCGCCCGGCCGGGGCCGCTGCGGAGGGGGGCGGCGGCGAGGTGCGGGTATGGGGGGGGGTAAGGGGAGGTATACGGGGGGTGTGGGGTATAGGGGATGTGTGGGGTATAGGAGGTGTGTGGGGTatggggggggtgtggggggtgtGGTGTGCATGGGGTATATAGGATATATGGGGTATATGAGGTGTATGGGGTATAGGGGGTATATGGGATATATGGGGTATAGGGGGTGTATAGGGTattggggggtgtggggggtgtATGGGGGGTGTGGGGTACATGAGGGACGGGGTACATAGGGTATATGTGGGGTATAGGGGGTGTATGGGATGTGTGGGGTGTATGGGGTATAGGGGGTGTATAGGGTGTGCGTGTGGGGTACAGGGGGTGTATAGGATATATGGGGTATATGAGGTGTGTGGGGTACATGGAGGACAGGGGGTACGTGGGGTATATGGGGTGTATAGGGGGTGTATGGGATGAGTGGGGTACATGATGTACATGTGGTATGTGGGGTGtatggggtgtgggggggcacCCTGCAGGGCAGTTCTAGGGGACAGGGGTGCtggcagcctgtggggtgcttggTGGTGTGGTGTGGGGTGCATGGGATGCCGTGCATAGAGTGCGTGAAGTATGTGGGGCACATGGGTTGTGATGTATGGGGTGCAGTGTGTGGGGCACGTCCAGAACCCCATTGTGTCCTGTTGGgatgtgctgcaggcagcagcgcGCCAAACACCGTGGCTGGGACACGCTGAGCTCCCATTTTATCCCATTTAACAAAAGCTTTTCCCGGTGGCTGCGTGTCCTGCGTGGGGTGGGGACCATCGGGGACAAGGAGCAGCGCCTGTGCCCCTACACTGAACTGTAACAGGGCTGCTCGTGTAGGGGAACACGCGTGAAGGcagctgggatttggggttgtgGTGCTGCCCCGCTCCCTGTAGGGGCTGCGTTCGGTTCCCTCGTGCCCAGCGGTGGCCGGGGCTGCTCGGCGGAGCCCTGCGCGATGACAAACGGCTTCCTCGCTTGTGTAAACTTCGCTGCAGCTCCGGGCACCGTGACGTGGCCGGGCGGGGGTGATTTATGGGGTTTGTGTCCTGCCCTCGGCTTGGGAGCGCGGCTGGCCCCGGCTCTGTGGCTGCCCTCACACCGCTGccggtgctgcaggaggggaacCTCTCCGGGGCAGCGTGGCCAGCTGGGATGTGGAGCACACGTGGGGTTGGTGTGGGGTAAACGCCCTCGGTCCCCGTTTCCCCGCTGTCGGGGCTGCCTGCGGCTCCGGGCTCCTTCCCTCGCGTGACCCCGGGGGTGCGTGCGGAGCCGCCCCGCAGGAAGCGGAGCCCGGCTGCGGCGCCTCTGCCGCTTCCGCTGGGGGTGGGacggggcaggcagggctcgtCCCATTTGGGGACCCTTTGGGTGGCCCCGGTGGCACCCTGCGGAGGCGCCGAGTCagtggggcaggaggctggccCTGCTGCGGCACGTGCCCGCCTGTCACCGTCACCTGCCTGGGGACAAGCGGTGCCCGAGCATCCCCGGAGCATCCTCCTGAgcccagggaggggaaggaagaaggaaaatccTACAGGAGGGAGGTCGGGAGGCCTCGGGGAagctgggctggctgtgggAGGTGGCAGGGAGCGGTGGCTCTGCGGGGACAGCGCTCGGTGTCTGCGGCGGGTGAGCTGGAGCGacgggcagcagctggaggattGTTTCTTTTCGGAGATTTTAGGAGATTTTTGTCTTTGCCCTGCCTGAAGGATGAGGTGGGGGCTGCGCTCAgggctctcctgcagccccgtCCTCCTCTGACTCCGTGGGTTACTGCGGGGGGCAGCGGAGCCGGGTGCCCGGCGCGGTTCCCCGGTGGCGCTCGGTTTCCTGGCGGGCATTGTGCAAACGCAGGAGGAGGTTTCAGCCGAAAAAgggtgctgccctggggctcctgctgccctctCGGGGCTCGCCGCTGGCTTTGCTCTTCCCTCGGACGTTTTCTGGTGCCTGAAGAGGAAGCGAGCGCTGGGTTTGGAGCGGGCTGTGCAAGGTCAGCTCCTTGGGGTGCGTGCCGGAGTTGAAGCAACCCGTGGCTCGTCAGCTGAAGCTGAGGGGCAGGAGCTTTGTTGGGGGGTTTGAAAGGTTTTGTGGGGTTTGAAGGATTTTGTGGGGCTTGCAGGGGCTGGCTTTGGGCTGGAGTGAGTGTGCCGGGCGGCACTGGGCAGCCCCCTGGTCCCGTGGGCACTTCCATGGCTCTGAAACCTTTGGGGGGAGCGCCGTGCTGTCTGCATGGGGCCTGTGCCCCAGCCTGATGGGGCACAATCAAATTTTTGACCTTTAACTAtcaaaaaaactaaaaaagcaTGTTAGGAAACCTCTTTTCCTGGCCAGAGCGAGGGACACCCACACGGGTGTGCCCGAAACGGGGACACCAGCCTGGAGGAAGAGccgtggaggggggggggaacgtGCCCTGGGTCCTTGACCTCGGGGCACGGCGGCTGGCTGATTGCTGGGGCGGGCAGCCCGCCCTATAAAAGCCCTGCGGGAGCGCTGcctccagcagaagcagcccgTCCCTCCCTACCATGGCTGATGCCAAGGAGCCCGGGCTGGGGGCGGTGGAGCTGGGCTCCCCCGGTGGCCCTGACACGGCTCCGTCCCCAGGGACCATGTCCACGCGGCGCCTGCGCAGCGAGGACTACAACGACTACAGCTCCACGGACGTCACGCCCGaggggagcccccccgggggcatCAACGGCTTCGCGCACCCCGAATCCTACCAGCGCTTCGGGGAGACCAACGGCACCACGTGAGGgacccctcctgccccccggGGCTTTGTTTGGCACTGGGGGGTGGAAGGGGACAAGCGGTGGCTCCGTGCTGCGGTGCCGGGGGGTGGTGGTGCGGGGGGGATCCCTGGGGGTGGCGGGGGTTTTGGTGAGCTAAAAGAGTGAAGTCTTCACCTCCAGTCCGTCCCAGTTCCTGCTGGGTTTGGTCTATAGGGTCTGGACCTCGTGCGTGTTTGCCCCAGCATCATGGAGCAGCGTTTGGCCCCGGGGCAGCACCGAGGGCTGCATCTGCGCGCTCTGGGTGCGTGTTTCTGCCCCGGGGTGACCTCGGCATCTCCCCTCCCTCAGGTGGTACCAGACCCTGATCCACCTCCTGAAGGGGAACATCggcacggggctgctggggctgcccctggcTCTGAAGAATGCCGGCATCCTGGTAAGGCAGCGCGCAGCCTCTGCGCCCTCTCGGTGTGCTCAGCACACACCTCACAATCCCCTGGCCGTTGGTGTGCTGTGGGGCCACGGGGTTGTGCCCTCTGTGGGGTTTCTCCTGGTGGCTCTGCCCGTGGGGAGATCCGGGGGTGCTCTGGTTCCTCCTGCCTGGGTGCCAGGCGCTGCCTGCACCCCAAACCCcgtcctgcagctctgcctccgGCCGTCAGAGTGCAGCCTGCCCCCTCTGTTCCCCCGCAGCTGGGTCCTGTGAGCCTGCTGGTGATGGGCATCGTGGCCGTGCACTGCATGAGCATCCTGGTGAAATGCGCCCATCACTTCTGCTACAGGTAAGGAGCGGCTCCTGCggctctcccagccctccctccGGCCCCTGTCACGTTTCTGAAGCTTCCCAGCACCAATTCCCCGTGGTGAAGCCTCAGCCGGGCACCTCCTGGGGCTTCTTCACCACCGATTTTTCCCCGTTTGTGCCACTGTTTGCCACGGGAGCCAGCAGATGGGGCTGAAGTGAtgcctctcctctctctctctctgtgccgGGCAGGTTCCAGAAGCAGTTTGTGGACTATGGAGGAGCCGTGATGTACGGGCTGGAGTCCACCCCCAGCGCCTGGCTGCGGACACACGCCGTCTGGGGAAGGTACCTGAGCCCCcgggcagggtgctgagctgctggggtgGAGCTGGCTGGTCCcggagctgtgctggcagcccagcagcagggatgcaaaacattttttggcTCACCAAATGGTGTTTGGTCGCCTGGCCCCAGTGCTCAGTGTCCCCCCGGGAAGGTAACGCTGGGGGTATTTAATTTAGCTCTGCCCCCAGTCAGAGGAGTCCCAGGGGATGTGCACTCCTGTTCCCAGGTTACATCTCTAACAAGtggtttttttctctttgctaggCGCGTGGTGGGGCTCTTCCTGATCCTCACCCAGCTGGGTTTCTGCTGCGTCTACTTCGTCTTCCTGGCGGACAACCTGAGGCAGGTGAGGCTTTGCTCCTGCTCCgtgagcaggcagggagagccCCCCGACCTGGCTGGGAGGCGTGGAGGAGCCTGGGCTGTGCCCTAGCTCCcatttcccagccctgcctttcACAaaaggtctgatttttggggctgctgctgctcaggaaggTACAAGTCCTGCGTTGGGGTGTTTTTGGAGGGCATGGTCTGCCTGAGGCTCCTTGTTTGCTCCCCATAAAGAGATGTCGGAGCTGCCTGTGTTGGCCGGGAGAAGCAGAGGCTCATtcctggggagggaaggcaggaatGGGGTGAAAGAGGAGGAATTGTGCCTTTTGATGTCCTGCCCAGCTCGGCTAATTGGTTTATTGATACCCTGTGAGCGAGCAGCGTGTGATGGCCACCGGGACCTGGCGTGAACCTCTCCACTCCCTCGCTTGGTCCGGTTTGCATTCCAGTTTTTTGCCTCATCCCACGGCTCTGGAGGTTAATTACACGGTGAAGAGTTTCCTTCTGCTTGGCGTCgggaggaaaataaacagaaacccTGAACCCGCCTGGCTGCCGGGCTGtaaggagctggcagcagctccgtGCTCTCAGCTCCGTGCCGTGCGGATGCTGCTGAGCACCATTCCCCTGGCGTGCTCCAATCCTGCTCTTGCAGTAGCAGTCTGGTCCCTTGCACCGTGGCAGTGCCTCTTGTTAACCCTTCTCTGTTGGTTGCTTTGGGttcattttttgaaatttttggGGTGGAGAGAGGGGAATGCTGCTTGTTTCTGTCTGAGGTGGGGAGCGAGGGTGCAGGTGGTAGCTCAGGCAAGGTGGCACCGTGCTGGGCAGAGCTTTGGTTTGGAAAATAGCTTTGGAGCAACAGGGATCTGCTCCAAAACCACCTGAAGAGCTGCATGGCTTTGATTTGAGTCAGTCAGCTGCCTCTGGAAATGAAATGAGGTGGTCATCCCAGCCACCTGGGGTGGGCTGCCGAGGTCTGTGGCTGTCAGACCTTGATGGGCTTCCCGGAGCATCCCTCTGCTTCCCCAGGTCGTGTCCGCTGCCAACGACACCACCACCGACTGCAACTCGAACCGCACGGTGGCCCTGACCCCCACCATGGACTCCCGGCTCTACatgctgtccctgctgcctttcGTGGTGCTGCTGTCGTTCATCCAGAACCTCAAGGTCCTGTccatcttctccatgctggCCAACGTGGCCATGCTGGTCAGCCTTGTGGTCATCTACCAGTACATCGTCAGGGTACGTGCGGATCCCTGTGCTTTATGGGGTGCTGGGGTTGTGGTGGTGTGTGGGGAGGGTGGAGAGGGGCTGCGTGGTGCTGGTCCTCTGCTCTATGGGGAGCTGTGGGACCAGGCTGtgtcctccctgctgctcaACTCAgtatgggctttttttttttttctccaggacaTTCCCGATCCCAGCAACCTGCCCCTGGTAGCAGCCTGGAAGACCTACCCTCTGTTTTTTGGCACGGCTATctttgcttttgaaggcatCGGGGTGGTAAGTCTCGGTGTATGGCATGAGAGGCTCAGCCTGCGCTCGGGCTTGCCGTGGGACCCGCTGTGCATTGCAGCTAAATTTGCAGAGCAGCTTCCCTGagagcagcccaggctctgGATGATGCTGTTCACTCCAGGCTACCTCCAGGGTCAGCCTTTGGTGCTTCCACCcgaggctggaggagcaggagctttGAAGGGGGCCGTGCCTGGCACTAGGTTGGGCTCCCCTGGGGGTGTCACTTAGCAcagggcagccagcagagctgcaggaggcatcCTGGCTCTTGCTCCAGGCTGAATCCTGAAATGGGAGGCCGAAAGGCACGGCACGGTAAAATGTCACCCGCTCCTCCCCACCCTGCTGGGAGGCAGCGTGActtccccccccagcagccacgCGGCATGAGCCTGCTGCGGAGCTGGATTTCTGTGTGCCTCCTGTACCAGGTGCTGCAAATAGAGCAGCTGCGCAGAAGGCCGGGTGGGTGGAAGGCTTAATGGCTCGCTGAGATGCTGTGGGTTGTTTCCGGGAGCTCccttcaaaggagaaaaaaaaaaatgttttcatctctTAATATAAGCTGGCTATGTAAACACGGGGCTGCAGCGTGCCAAATCCATTCCAGGAGGAGTATTTACAGCATGTTCTGCCCAGGACAGAGATCTCTTGCTGGTAGCTTGGAGGTGGGGAAGCAAATAAAAGCTATTCTGGCCTTGCCACTGTCTCTCCTTGAAATCACCACCACCCAAGGACAGctataaaaatgtttgctgaaaTTCTTTGAAGCAAGTGCTGGTAGTGTCAAGATGGGGCATTGtccctgctcctttttttttttttctcgtgtgttcttttttttattgtcctgCCTGTTTGAAACCTGTCTGTACAAACTTGGAGCGAGAGGAAAAAGTGCCACAGCCATTGCTGGGAAAAATAAGATAAGGGATCGGGATGGCACAGCCGTGCTGCTTTGGGATGCGGGGTGGGCAGCATCGCCCTGAGGTGCTGGGCTTCTGTGGGCACAGCCCCTGGCAAGGCACACGGTCCCTTTGTGAGGGCACAAATGACCCTGCTGGGGGCTCGCCGTGCTAAGCCCAGAGGTCTCAAATTTGAGCAGAGGGTCTCATCTCCAGTGCAGCAGGTCCAGCTGGGGTCTCCAGGCTCGGTGCATAGGGCTGTGCTcagctatggggctgggggtgcagaggAACAGGGGAAAACtgctccatcctcctcctcctctcccaggTGCTGCCTCTGGAAAACAAGATGAAGAACCCGCGGCAGTTCCCGGTGATACTCTACGTGGGGATGACGATCGTCACCATCCTGTACATCAGCCTGAGCGTGCTGGGCTACCTGCGTTTTGGGGCGAGCATCCAGGCCAGCATCACGCTCAACCTGCCCAACTGCTGGTGAGTCCCTGCAGAGGGTCACCCCTTAGGTCACCTcacctgggggagggagggccAAAACTGGCCAGAGGAGCTTGTTGAGACGTTGGATACAGCCCTTGGCATACCAGGTGATGTGTGAACAGCACCAAACCGCTTCTCTTCCCCAAACGAAGCACGTGGGAAACCTAAACCCAAAGCTGGGAGCTCCCGGTGTgggggagatgtggtggttttgcCCGTGGGCTGTGTTTCCCTGTTTGCAGCCCCGGAGCTTGAACTCCTACTCCAAGCTCTGCACCCAGGCACCTCGCAGCTCATGGCGAGCTGGGGCTTTGTGCGTGGCTGCTGTGGCCGTGAGGGTGCTCCATCCCTTAGGGGCCGAATTCTGCAGCTCCTCCAACCTGCCTGTCCTGCACGGCCTCTCGTATGGCTCTAGGGCAGCTCACACCAGCCACCAAGATGGGTTagaaaatggggggggggtgctcagTGTAGTGGCTCCATATCCACCCTGGAGGAGAaatgccagcagctccccttgCCTTTGTGAGGAGAAGCGTGGAGGCTCTTCGGCATGCAGACGTTGGGAATAAAAGCCTTTCCCAGCTTGCTCCTCTTGGGAGTATTCGAGGAGGCCTTGCACAACCCCACCGCTGTTCCTTCTCACCACTCGCTGCTCTGGGGCACCTGcctggcaggcagggaggaggctgcggAGAAGCTCGTGTCCTCCGTGTGCTGCTTGCCCCAAAGCATCTCTGTGTGTCGGGGCTGAGGTCTGGTCTGGATGCCACGAGGCTTCTTGGAAAGCTGTCCT harbors:
- the LOC137864038 gene encoding proton-coupled amino acid transporter 1-like codes for the protein MSTRRLRSEDYNDYSSTDVTPEGSPPGGINGFAHPESYQRFGETNGTTWYQTLIHLLKGNIGTGLLGLPLALKNAGILLGPVSLLVMGIVAVHCMSILVKCAHHFCYRFQKQFVDYGGAVMYGLESTPSAWLRTHAVWGRRVVGLFLILTQLGFCCVYFVFLADNLRQVVSAANDTTTDCNSNRTVALTPTMDSRLYMLSLLPFVVLLSFIQNLKVLSIFSMLANVAMLVSLVVIYQYIVRDIPDPSNLPLVAAWKTYPLFFGTAIFAFEGIGVVLPLENKMKNPRQFPVILYVGMTIVTILYISLSVLGYLRFGASIQASITLNLPNCWLYQAVKLLFSFGIFFTYAVQFYVPAEIIIPPLVARVSERWGWVVNLLLRVALVSVTCVLAILIPRLDIVISLVGSVSSSALALIFPPLLEIATYYVEGMHPLVIAKDVAISLIGFVGFVVGTYEALVELATPAAVINGTSVSAQ